A single window of Drosophila suzukii chromosome 3, CBGP_Dsuzu_IsoJpt1.0, whole genome shotgun sequence DNA harbors:
- the BRWD3 gene encoding bromodomain and WD repeat-containing protein 3, translating to METRQPSSGDAIRPELYFLISKFLAEGPLEETAKVLIRELEEKKVLPRRLDWLGNEHEQTFEELERKYKHIGANHLLEICGRLGPLVDRDLPPSVPGINSLLGTGRQNLLRTKDTVYCHRSLKDYCTRLHGVSLPDSRLTKPTHNLDRVLIGREHGGDVRRKLLVPTDLYRRTKLLRRTVGHLSSVYCVLFDRTGRYIITGADDLLIKIWSAADGRLLATLRGASSEITDIAINLDNTMLAAGSLDHILRVWDMQTTSPIAVLSAHTGMITSVNFCPSPCSDLKYLVTTSTDGSIAFWQYSTPRGQKITFAPKPTQYHEKLRPGQAQMMCTTFSPGGIFLAAGSADHHVRVYMMGEDGPKRILETEAYTDAVDSVQWSHRGLRFISGSKDGTAHIWTFESQQWKSAKLCMTERLASCPEPEEGKRLKVTMVAWDASDRYVITAVNDFTIKIWDSKSAKLHRVLRGHKDELYVLESNPRDEHVLLSAGHDGQVFLWDIEQGVCVANFLNDIDGQGHGSVFDAKWSPDGTMIAATDSHGHILIFGLGVCIEKYKMLPTELFFHTDFRPLLRDAQHHVVDEQTQIMPHLMPPPFLVDADGNPHPSRFQRFVPGRESCSLDQLIPNLTVGVDGVVIDDRGAGGDIPVVAAPAEAPPVAVIPAAAGGAAGANYSHIDRMIAALANRQSVSVNANDANPSNGNPSFERLTNRQLPDSNGRQSSRGNVLGSRLSTPRQGWGAAGAAPAEDQAGPSQPSAEAAAGPEQAAEPGQAPPQQALPVKFIRRTYVRPMKYPQLQNLKQTIYAAGQFEKQEYKREMRRRPIMINTASAASSQQAGSVGRPRNTRANGGGGPRAGRRRGAQAVAGQQQPAYRTRAVRDQEPERFDEVAPPPEEEEEDVSSNSSGDTSYSNVEENLEDSSDESDTDSSDYSDWVADTPGPNLEPPKRSKRKPLSRRPRSSDDSSDDERAGRARGGQVTARKVGRKTVLFPPTDANGEIPELYRPAEWLSEVIPRKAPYYPQMGDEVVYFRQGHAKYLDAVRLKKVYKLTHSSEPWNFHTLRDHELVRVIGIKYEIRPPRLCCLKLAIIDEEGNMTGTTFKIKYHDMPDVLDFLVLRQTFDLAVQRNWSIGDRFRCMIVDGWWMGQIESRHALSADFPDSSFMCFRVRWDNGEYEFMSPWDMEPIDQARVPAEVGGAVEVLPEEIRATLYQPKSEEWHRGDRDGTCRRIINGLEQVMRLSIAEHFLAPVDLNIYPDYAYLIEYPIDLTTVKSRFENHFYRRITSAQFDVRYLATNAEQYNRRHAIIVKHSRIVTDLCLRIIREPDEIDVAAVYHQLADVYHSSESENEADSDVVPSTSTGPTTSAAAAAARQRVSSARRSTRIHSEGDWRADCRQLLDLMWARTDSEPFREPVDTIDFPDYLEIIATPMDLRTVKEDLLGGNYDDPLDFAKDVRLIFQNSKNYNTNKRSRIYSMTLRLSALFESHIKTVITSWKAACRRANKNKSGSSGGGGRGGSSSSPNKRANKERSTRRNPKPTAAARRLPLPASSEDEDEDDDDDDDDDEEAETTRGRSRRRNGVAVSASSSGSNRVTSSSAAQQRRIKESSSEEEEEEETSAQATSDASSDEEERAQSNDSSPQQTRTRRARQRQRLSDDSNVNDSEDSYNPNEGRSSRRRSGAKRPSSNRQKNGHSSKRRRLNKSPPTAAVAAAGSPRRTRRMAGSSAEEAASHSQHDESTQDSQVGRRKGRSASSRSHPIGNGPSTSAAAAANSSLESPSRNTRANGSRTSSHIATENDHSYHLPVRNGRIIESDTDSPVTRPTRQSAKRALMDWGRGSDIEEEEEEEEESEEAEEILPTPTKDDVPSTSRAALAQAAAGPARQLRTNRNTVVRPAQSDDDDDDSDNEPLANNQQKNYQSPAKASSTATTAAPHPLSLRRRLASPPERNTHMTRSHATSTTSSAAGSRAEQQPAVSTHDHNYLGNVNSSRAPRRILSRHQRNADELDTSLDVLENSRLLSAIANHRRPTSTTNSTSNSTSNVVTRRLRGRASQANSHDEDHDEEAAASDEGTDGGSSSQSYADEDEEDSDSEDNQPLTSYVSPSNGRTRRKAKTSSSSAATQERPLRRTRRPPSNNSFVNDNDDDDDYVEPRSRRSNRSGNQRAGRNQKRPRYNEQSEEEEAAAGYSHRSKRIRNGDAHASSQDRSQGSTERDQAEDEENSSVDSDEQLVNVSSRGRVRKPSAKVRGIFKE from the exons ATGGAAACTAGACAGCCCAGTTCCGGTGATGCGATAAGGCCAG AGCTGTACTTCCTCATCTCCAAGTTCCTGGCTGAGGGGCCGCTGGAGGAGACGGCGAAG GTCTTGATCCGGGAACTCGAGGAAAAGAAG GTTTTGCCGCGTCGTCTCGATTGGCTGGGAAATGAGCATGAACAGACCTTTGAGGAATTG GAACGAAAGTACAAGCACATTGGCGCCAACCATCTGCTCGAAATATGCGGCCGTTTGGGTCCGCTGGTGGATCGCGATCTGCCCCCCAGTGTGCCGGGCATTAACTCACTACTGGGAACCGGGCGTCAGAACCTCCTGCGCACCAAGGACACCGTCTACTGCCACCGCTCCCTGAAGGACTACTGCACCCGCCTCCATGGAGTCTCGCTGCCGGATTCGCGCCTGACGAAGCCCACACACAACTTGG ACCGAGTTCTCATTGGAAGAGAGCATGGCGGAGATGTGCGTCGCAAGCTGCTGGTGCCCACGGATCTGTACCGCCGGACTAAGCTGCTCCGTCGCACCGTGGGCCACCTGTCCTCGGTGTACTGCGTGCTCTTCGATCGCACCGGCCGCTACATCATCACTGGAGCCGATGATCTGCTTATCAAGATCTGGTCCGCGGCAGACGGCCGTCTGCTGGCCACTCTGCGAGGCGCATCCTCCGAGATTACGGACATAGCCATAAACTTGGACAATACAATGCTGGCTGCCGGCTCGTTGGATCACATTCTGAGGGTGTGGGACATGCAAACCACCTCGCCCATCGCCGTCCTCTCCGCCCACACGGGCATGATAACGTCTGTGAACTTTTGCCCATCGCCGTGCAGCGATCTGAAGTATTTGGTGACCACCAGCACGGACGGATCCATCGCCTTTTGGCAGTACTCAACGCCGCGCGGACAAAAGATCACCTTTGCCCCGAAACCAACGCAGTACCACGAGAAACTGCGGCCAGGGCAGGCCCAGATGATGTGCACCACCTTCTCACCGGGTGGCATATTTCTGGCCGCTGGCTCCGCGGATCACCATGTGCGCGTCTACATGATGGGCGAGGACGGTCCGAAGCGGATACTGGAGACAGAGGCCTACACGGATGCCGTAGATTCTGTGCAGTGGTCGCACCGTGGCCTGAGATTCATCTCTGGCAGCAAAGATGGCACCGCACACATCTGGACGTTTGAGTCACAGCAGTGGAAGAGCGCCAAGCTGTGCATGACGGAGCGTCTGGCCAG CTGTCCGGAACCGGAGGAGGGAAAGAGGCTAAAGGTAACCATGGTGGCCTGGGATGCCTCGGATCGCTATGTCATCACAGCTGTAAACGATTTTACT ATAAAAATCTGGGACTCGAAGTCGGCCAAGCTGCATCGTGTCCTACGTGGTCACAAGGATGAGCTGTATGTGCTTGAGTCGAACCCAAGAGATGAGCATGTCCTGCTGTCCGCCGGCCACGATGGCCAAGTGTTCCTATGGGACATTGAACAGGGCGTTTGTGTGGCCAACTTTCTGAACGACATCGATGGCCAGGGTCATGGCAGTGTTTTCGATGCCAAATGGTCACCGGATGGCACGATGATAGCTGCCACCGATTCGCATGGACACATCCTGATCTTTGGTTTAGGCGTGTGCATTGAAAAGTACAAAATG CTGCCCACGGAGCTGTTCTTTCACACGGATTTCCGGCCTTTGCTGCGAGACGCCCAGCACCATGTTGTGGACGAGCAAACGCAGATAATGCCGCATCTGATGCCACCGCCTTTCCTGGTCGATGCAGATGGCAACCCGCATCCGTCAAGGTTTCAACGCTTTGTGCCTGGCCGTGAGAGCTGCAGCTTAGATCAGTTGATACCAAATCTTACGGTTGGCGTGGATGGCGTAGTGATCGACGATAGAGGCGCAGGAGGGGATATTCCCGTGGTCGCTGCTCCCGCTGAAGCCCCACCCGTAGCAGTGATCCCAGCTGCTGCTGGAGGGGCAGCTGGAGCTAACTACTCCCACATAGACCGCATGATTGCAGCCCTGGCCAATCGGCAGTCGGTCAGTGTCAATGCTAACGATGCCAATCCGAGCAATGGCAACCCATCTTTTGAGCGCTTGACCAATCGTCAACTGCCCGACTCCAATGGCAGGCAATCCTCTCGTGGCAACGTCCTGGGCAGTCGACTAAGCACACCTCGCCAAGGATGGGGTGCGGCAGGTGCTGCGCCAGCTGAAGACCAAGCGGGACCGTCTCAACCATCCGCAGAGGCGGCAGCAGGACCAGAGCAGGCAGCTGAACCTGGGCAGGCACCACCGCAGCAGGCACTTCCTGTTAAGTTCATCCGCCGCACCTATGTGCGTCCCATGAAGTACCCCCAGTTGCAAAACCTCAAGCAGACCATCTACGCTGCCGGCCAGTTTGAGAAGCAGGAGTACAAACGCGAGATGCGTCGCCGACCGATCATGATAAACACAGCCAGTGCAGCATCTTCGCAGCAGGCGGGCAGTGTGGGAAGGCCAAGGAACACTCGAGCCAATGGCGGCGGCGGCCCAAGAGCTGGAAGAAGGCGTGGTGCCCAGGCTGTAGCCGGACAGCAACAACCTGCGTATCGCACGCGCGCTGTGCGAGATCAGGAGCCGGAGCGCTTTGATGAGGTGGCGCCGCCGCCCGAGGAAGAGGAGGAAGATGTGTCCAGCAACTCGTCCGGAGACACCAGCTACTCGAATGTAGAGGAAAACCTAGAGGACAGCAGCGACGAGTCGGACACCGACAGTTCGGACTACTCCGATTGGGTGGCGGATACTCCCGGCCCGAATCTGGAGCCACCAAAGCGCTCCAAGCGCAAGCCGCTATCACGGCGACCTCGCAGTAGCGATGACAGCAGCGATGATGAGCGGGCGGGCAGAGCCAGAGGTGGACAGGTCACGGCCCGGAAGGTGGGACGCAAGACCGTTTTGTTTCCGCCCACAGATGCTAATGGAGAGATTCCGGAGCTATATCGTCCGGCTGAATGGCTTTCGGAGGTGATCCCTCGCAAGGCGCCCTACTACCCCCAGATGGGCGATGAAGTGGTCTACTTCCGGCAGGGACACGCCAAGTACTTGGATGCAGTGCGCCTGAAGAAGGTCTATAAGCTGACGCACAGTTCGGAGCCGTGGAACTTTCACACACTGCGCGACCACGAGCTGGTCCGAGTGATTGGAATCAAGTACGAAATCCGCCCACCACGACTTTGTTGCCTGAAACTGGCCATCATCGATGAGGAGGGAAACATGACGGGAACGACGTTTAAGATCAAGTACCACGACATGCCAGACGTCCTGGACTTCCTAGTGCTGCGCCAGACCTTCGATCTTGCTGTGCAACGCAACTGGAGCATTGGTGATCGGTTCCGCTGCATGATTGTCGACGGCTGGTGGATGGGCCAGATTGAATCGCGTCACGCCCTCTCCGCCGACTTCCCTGATTCCTCCTTTATGTGTTTCCGAGTGCGCTGGGACAACGGCGAATACGAGTTCATGAGTCCTTGGGACATGGAGCCGATAGACCAGGCCAGGGTGCCGGCGGAAGTAGGAGGCGCTGTTGAGGTTCTGCCGGAGGAGATACGCGCCACCCTGTATCAGCCCAAGTCGGAGGAATGGCATCGCGGGGATCGCGATGGTACCTGCAGGCGTATAATCAATGGATTGGAGCAG GTAATGCGCCTCTCCATAGCGGAACATTTTCTGGCCCCCGTCGACCTGAACATTTATCCGGACTACGCTTATTTGATCGAGTACCCCATCGATCTGACCACGGTAAAGTCTCGCTTTGAGAACCACTTCTACCGCCGCATCACCTCAGCCCAGTTCGATGTGCGCTACCTGGCCACCAATGCGGAGCAGTACAACCGCCGGCACGCAATCATTGTCAAGCATTCACGGATTGTAACAGATCTCTGTCTGAGGATCATTAG ggAACCGGATGAGATAGATGTGGCTGCTGTTTATCATCAGCTGGCAGATGTGTACCACTCGTCCGAGTCGGAGAACGAGGCAGATTCGGATGTGGTGCCATCGACCAGCACAGGGCCAACCACTTCGGCAGCCGCAGCAGCGGCAAGGCAAAGAGTATCCTCTGCCCGACG CTCCACTCGAATTCACTCGGAAGGCGATTGGCGCGCCGACTGTCGCCAACTGCTCGATCTGATGTGGGCACGAACGGATTCAGAACCGTTCCGTGAGCCCGTGGACACCATCGACTTCCCTGACTACTTGGAAATCATAGCCACGCCTATGGATCTGCGCACCGTGAAGGAGGATCTGCTGGGAGGCAACTACGATGACCCATTGGACTTTGCCAAGGATGTGCGATTAATCTTTCAGAACTCGAAGAACTACAACACCAACAAACGCTCGCGG ATTTATTCCATGACCTTGCGACTCAGTGCGCTCTTTGAGTCGCATATCAAAACAGTGATCACCAGCTGGAAGGCGGCTTGCAGGCGTGCTAATAAAAATAAGTCGGGCAGCAGTGGCGGAGGAGGACGCGGTGGTTCCAGCAGTAGTCCAAACAAGCGGGCCAACAAGGAGCGCTCCACGCGTCGAAATCCAAAACCGACGGCGGCTGCCAGACGATTGCCACTGCCCGCCTCTAGTGAGGATGAGGACGAGGATGATGAcgacgacgatgatgatgacgagGAGGCGGAAACCACAAGAGGGCGCTCGCGTCGACGAAACGGCGTGGCCGTGAGTGCTAGTTCGTCTGGCTCAAACCGAGTGACTTCCTCATCCGCAGCCCAGCAGCGCCGAATCAAGGAGAGCAGTAgcgaggaggaagaggaggaggaAACCAGTGCGCAGGCCACTTCGGATGCCAGCAGCGATGAGGAGGAAAGAGCCCAGTCCAACGATAGTTCGCCTCAGCAGACACGCACGCGCAGGGCCAGGCAGAGGCAACGGCTCAGCGATGACTCCAATGTCAACGATTCCGAGGATAGCTACAATCCCAATGAGGGACGCAGCAGTCGCCGACGATCGGGAGCTAAGCGACCATCCAGCAACCGACAGAAAAACGGGCACTCCAGCAAGCGGCGGCGGTTGAACAAGAGTCCACCGACAGCGGCTGTTGCTGCCGCTGGTTCACCCCGCCGAACGCGACGCATGGCAGGCAGTTCCGCTGAGGAGGCGGCCTCTCATTCGCAGCACGACGAGAGCACTCAGGATAGCCAGGTGGGTCGGCGAAAGGGCCGCTCGGCGAGCAGCAGATCCCATCCCATTGGCAATGGACCGAGCACCAGTGCCGCTGCAGCTGCCAACTCCAGCTTGGAGAGTCCTTCGCGAAACACTCGAGCAAATGGGAGCAGAACCTCATCCCATATTGCCACCGAGAATGATCACAGCTACCACCTGCCAGTGCGCAACGGACGCATCATCGAATCCGACACGGACTCTCCTGTTACGAGGCCAACGCGCCAGAGCGCCAAGCGGGCTCTGATGGATTGGGGTCGTGGCAGCGACATcgaagaggaggaggaggaggaggaagaaaGCGAAGAAGCCGAAGAG ATCCTGCCCACACCCACAAAGGACGATGTGCCCTCTACCAGTCGAGCCGCTTTGGCTCAGGCCGCTGCTGGTCCTGCCCGTCAATTGCGTACGAACCGCAACACCGTCGTCCGTCCAGCCCAGAGTGACGACGATGACGACGACAGTGACAACGAGCCGCTGGCCAACAATCAGCAAA AAAATTACCAATCACCTGCAAAAGCAAGCTcaacggcaacaacagcagcaccTCATCCGCTCAGCCTGCGGCGTCGTTTGGCTTCGCCGCCGGAACGGAATACCCACATGACCCGTTCGCATGCCACCTCCACGACGTCCTCGGCCGCAGGCTCCCGGGCAGAACAGCAGCCGGCGGTGTCCACCCATGACCACAACTACCTGGGCAATGTCAATTCATCGAGGGCTCCCCGACGCATTCTGTCTCGCCATCAACGAAACGCCGATGAGTTGGACACCAGTCTGGATGTGCTGGAAAACTCACGTCTGCTCTCTGCCATAGCCAATCACCGGCGACCCACCTCCACCACGAATAGCACCAGCAACAGTACTAGCAACGTTGTAACAAGACGCCTGCGTGGACGAGCCAGCCAGGCGAACTCTCACGACGAGGATCATGATgaagaggcggccgcctcgGACGAGGGCACCGACGGCGGCTCCAGCTCTCAGAGTTATGCCGATGAGGATGAAGAGGACTCCGATTCGGAGGACAACCAGCCACTGACCAGCTACGTCTCACCCAGCAATGGACGCACGAGGCGCAAGGCGAaaacctcctcctcctcggcggCAACGCAGGAGCGTCCGCTGCGGCGCACCCGTCGCCCGCCATCCAATAACTCCTTCGTGAACGACaacgacgatgatgatgactATGTGGAACCGCGCAGTCGTCGGAGCAACCGGAGTGGGAACCAGCGTGCCGGTAGGAATCAGAAGAGGCCGCGCTACAATGAACAGTCCGAGGAGGAAGAGGCTGCGGCCGGCTATTCCCACCGGAGTAAACGAATCCGCAACGGCGATGCCCATGCCAGCTCACAGGATCGATCGCAGGGCTCCACCGAGCGGGATCAGGCGGAAGATGAGGAGAACAGTTCGGTGGACTCGGATGAACAGCTGGTGAACGTGAGCAGCCGGGGCAGGGTGCGCAAGCCTTCTGCCAAGGTGCGCGGCATCTTTAAGGAGTGA
- the Rrp5 gene encoding rRNA biogenesis protein RRP5, which translates to MVPNEKSFPRGGTIHVEAKTTDISSNIVFGASQKKVKKAPKVKDNLLSDPSEEQNDQLEAFSAETLNMDTLQEDMLVMGVVKEASATALQIALPGRMFARTLVADISEAYTRVAKAAMSGDTSEYHDLAELFQVGRIVYGKAIKTEKLGSGRISLLLSLKPADVHGSLHHKSIKKGFIFSGAVAEIQEHGYVIESGVQGLQAFVPCEEPAQTLHVGQLAFLKVKKIQHDTHQSTCTCVQVEQDQLRIKSQNETNLDYILPGSIVRFKVAKHLKDGLKGSIMNESFSAYINEHHLANPLDTLDAYELNEDYNARVLYVMPLTKLVYLTLNLDIKAGDEVDKDQDEEGQEEESLKVGSVVEKAKVLRLGSGGVVLLLNKKLKGLISYGSIRSNFKGNYDKDEVLSKYGRKTKHKVRILGYDVIESLYYCSDDPNVVNEKLYCLEDIKAGDVVTAKIFKKDDKIKGWSVKIGKVNGILEQLYLAPNVRYDVGLSVRCRVLEVNEERKVCYLSNRSEYLGKGIKLLIDYSAAHAGNVYTGTVVRCEDNYVLVKFGNGIKGVLHRQNLKEQSSFFEGQTTKFRILSRTKDQITLTLPEDKFQLGEICPVEITNALDAGLEIKISLAADDDEEDEDGNTKVEEFVGLIPLRLLSDHLELLHAHMRIHPAGSHTEAACIMQNIFSLRDVAYFSGQLTKDWQSVQVGDIIRSYVKHATEQVVDLMVSVRNYNKPVKVHVKMLRLNAVKNAPVELVPEQLLLVKVLSKEVETKTLTVSAKLTDVWSGDLVDTAKLVESYLDEVAQIKSALEETSAPIAKYSVGDKIDVVFKGIDPTSHDWVYTVDGNAKMSALLLSSLAGTATAPEAGSKHQVVILWIDYSSDVLLISNKKHDIAHISPSGDLPTNLVGKAGMKAKVLLKLETVVVCSLKKGTNPLVICPVRLHPNDVENSGSAGLRQGDFCNIAFIHDKLPIAVPETVWRIWRGVKRTAEFDDTPVKAKKLKTEESPKQKKVTFKEPLEQKETPTKKKAKAEATPTKRKAEEAEILTNGKKKTQPLTNGILKKSPKQNGKLFFEDKTPAKDAKSETPKTNGTETKTRLPGVSSFWESDLNQSKEASSDEDEEEDTAETQQNAAKKKRLSAKEKAKAEVKEEQRLREIEERNADPNARLESIDQYERLVIAHPNNSISWLKYIAFLLSNTEIEKARDLARRAISTISFRETQELRNIWSALLNMELVYSDNFDEVLKEALNCNDPLEIYINVVEILKKNKKKERLSSVLTTILNKFKAELRVWPLAAEAYFWLGKSDQVHNLLQRALRGLPNQEHIPCIVSFAKLFAKHDNNDMAQTLLDGVVTSYPKRIDIWSVYVDMLIKAGQIDTARNVLERAVLQKLKPTKMQVIYKKYLQLEENHGTEATAAKVKHQAEQWVKNYEKSIK; encoded by the exons ATGGTGCCGAATGAAAAAAGCTTCCCCCGAGGCGGGACAATCCACGTCGAGGCCAAAACCACCGACATCAGCTCAAATATC GTTTTTGGAGCCTCACAGAAGAAGGTGAAAAAGGCCCCAAAAGTGAAAGACAACCTTTTGAGCGATCCAAGCGAGGAGCAAAATGACCAACTGGAGGCGTTCTCCGCGGAAACCCTTAACATGGACACGCTGCAGGAGGACATGCTGGTCATGGGAGTGGTCAAGGAGGCGAGCGCCACCGCGCTACAGATCGCCCTACCAGGCAGGATGTTCGCCCGAACCCTGGTGGCGGACATCTCAGAGGCCTACACCCGCGTGGCCAAGGCGGCCATGTCGGGGGACACCAGCGAATACCACGATCTCGCCGAGCTCTTCCAGGTGGGCCGCATAGTCTACGGCAAGGCCATCAAAACAGAGAAGCTGGGAAGCGGCCGAATCAGCCTGTTGCTCTCCCTGAAGCCCGCCGATGTCCATGGCAGTCTGCATCACAAAAGCATCAAGAAGGGATTCATATTCTCTGGCGCCGTGGCGGAAATCCAGGAGCACGGCTATGTCATCGAGTCCGGAGTGCAGGGACTACAGGCCTTTGTGCCTTGCGAGGAGCCGGCACAAACGCTTCACGTCGGCCAACTGGCCTTCCTGAAGGTCAAAAAGATCCAGCATGACACCCACCAGAGCACCTGCACCTGTGTCCAGGTGGAGCAGGACCAGCTGCGCATCAAAAGCCAGAACGAGACGAATCTCGACTACATCCTGCCGGGCAGCATTGTCAGGTTTAAGGTGGCCAAGCACCTAAAGGATGGCCTAAAGGGGAGCATCATGAACGAATCCTTCAGCGCCTACATCAACGAGCACCACCTGGCCAACCCTTTGGACACCCTGGATGCCTACGAACTGAATGAGGACTACAACGCCAGGGTGCTGTACGTGATGCCCCTCACCAAACTGGTGTACTTAACCCTCAATCTGGATATTAAAGCAGGAGATGAAGTGGACAAGGATCAGGATGAGGAGGGGCAGGAGGAAGAGTCCCTCAAGGTGGGCTCCGTGGTGGAAAAGGCCAAGGTCCTGCGCCTGGGCAGCGGAGGAGTGGTGCTGTTGCTCAACAAAAAGCTCAAGGGCCTCATCTCGTACGGATCCATCAGGTCCAACTTTAAGGGCAACTATGACAAGGACGAAGTGCTGTCCAAATATGGACGGAAAACCAAGCACAAAGTGCGCATCCTGGGCTACGATGTCATCGAGTCCTTGTACTACTGCTCAGACGATCCCAACGTGGTCAACGAGAAGCTCTACTGCCTGGAGGACATTAAAGCCGGAGACGTGGTCACAGCGAAGATTTTCAAGAAGGACGACAAGATTAAGGGCTGGTCGGTGAAGATCGGCAAGGTCAACGGAATACTGGAGCAGCTTTACCTGGCACCCAATGTCCGCTACGATGTGGGTCTGTCGGTGAGGTGCCGCGTCCTGGAGGTCAATGAGGAGCGCAAGGTCTGCTACCTTAGCAACCGCAGCGAGTACTTGGGCAAGGGAATTAAGCTGCTCATCGATTATTCAGCCGCCCATGCTGGAAACGTATATACTGGCACTGTGGTACGCTGTGAGGACAACTACGTACTCGTCAAGTTCGGCAATGGCATCAAGGGAGTTCTGCACAGACAGAATCTGAAGGAGCAGAGCTCCTTCTTCGAGGGACAGACCACAAAGTTCCGCATTCTGAGCCGCACCAAGGATCAAATCACTTTAACCCTGCCGGAGGACAAGTTCCAGCTGGGCGAGATCTGTCCGGTTGAGATAACCAATGCCTTGGACGCTGGACTGGAAATAAAAATCAGCTTGGCTGCCGATGATGATGAAGAGGACGAAGATGGCAATACCAAGGTGGAGGAGTTCGTTGGTTTAATACCACTGCGCTTGCTTTCGGATCATCTGGAGTTGCTGCACGCTCACATGCGGATCCACCCCGCGGGTTCCCACACCGAGGCAGCCTGCATTATGCAGAACATTTTCAGCTTGCGCGATGTGGCCTACTTTAGTGGCCAGCTCACCAAGGACTGGCAATCGGTTCAAGTGGGAGACATAATCCGTTCCTATGTGAAGCATGCCACCGAGCAGGTGGTGGACCTAATGGTGTCCGTTCGCAACTACAACAAGCCGGTGAAGGTTCATGTTAAGATGCTGCGTCTGAATGCCGTTAAAAATGCGCCCGTGGAGTTGGTTCCAGagcagctgctgctggtgaAAGTTCTCAGCAAGGAGGTGGAAACCAAAACGCTGACAGTGTCTGCCAAGCTGACGGATGTTTGGAGCGGGGATCTTGTTGATACTGCCAAACTGGTCGAGAG TTATCTAGATGAAGTGGCTCAGATTAAGTCAGCGCTGGAGGAAACCTCTGCTCCCATTGCCAAATACTCTGTTGGTGACAAAATCGACGTGGTTTTCAAAGGCATCGATCCGACATCCCATGACTGGGTATACACAGTGGATGGCAATGCCAAAATGTCCGCCCTGCTGCTCTCTAGTCTGGCAGGAACTGCAACAGCTCCCGAGGCGGGCAGTAAGCACCAGGTTGTAATTTTGTGGATCGACTATTCCAGCGATGTGCTGCTCATCAGCAACAAGAAGCACGACATTGCTCATATTTCGCCAAGCGGAGATCTACCCACGAATCTGGTCGGCAAGGCCGGCATGAAGGCCAAAGTTCTGTTGAAACTGGAGACCGTGGTAGTGTGCTCACTGAAGAAGGGCACAAATCCGTTGGTCATCTGTCCAGTTCGCTTGCACCCCAACGATGTGGAGAACTCTGGAAGTGCGGGCCTGCGTCAGGGCGATTTCTGCAACATAGCATTTATTCACGACAAACTGCCCATCGCAGTGCCAGAGACTGTTTGGCGTATCTGGAGGGGAGTAAAAAGAACAGCGGAGTTTGATGATACTCCTGTAAAAGCCAAGAAGTTAAAAACTGAAGAGTCGCCCAAACAGAAGAAGGTAACATTTAAGGAACCATTGGAACAAAAGGAGACTCCGACGAAAAAGAAAGCCAAGGCGGAGGCCACACCCACCAAAAGAAAGGCTGAAGAGGCAGAAATTCTCACCAATGGCAAAAAGAAGACTCAGCCCTTGACCAATGGCATTTTAAAGAAGTCACCCAAGCAGAATGGCAAGCTATTCTTCGAGGATAAAACTCCAGCCAAGGATGCCAAGTCAGAAACACCAAAAACCAATGGAACTGAAACCAAGACGCGATTGCCCGGTGTGTCCAGTTTCTGGGAGAGCGATCTGAACCAATCAAAGGAAGCTTCCAGCGACGAAGATGAGGAGGAGGATACAGCGGAAACCCAACAAAACGCAGCCAAGAAGAAACGTCTCAGCGCCAAGGAGAAAGCCAAGGCGGAGGTCAAGGAGGAGCAGCGACTGCGGGAGATCGAGGAGCGCAATGCTGATCCCAACGCACGTCTGGAGTCAATCGATCAATACGAGCGTCTAGTGATTGCCCATCCAAACAACAGCATATCCTGGCTGAAGTACATCGCCTTCCTGCTGTCCAACACGGAGATTGAAAAGGCTCGCGATTTGGCGCGAAGAGCCATTTCAACGATTTCCTTCCGGGAAACCCAGGAGCTGAGGAACATTTGGAGCGCCTTGCTCAACATGGAGCTCGTCTACAGCGACAATTTCGATGAAGTGCTCAAGGAAGCTCTGAATTGCAACGATCCTTTGGAAATCTACATAAATGTTGTAGAAATCCTTaagaaaaacaagaaaaaggAGCGTCTCTCATCCGTGCTGACTACCATCCTTAACAAGTTTAAGGCGGAGCTAAGGGTATGGCCCTTGGCTGCCGAGGCCTACTTCTGGCTGGGAAAGTCTGACCAAGTCCACAATCTGCTCCAGCGCGCTCTGCGAGGGCTGCCAAATCAAGAGC ACATCCCCTGCATTGTGTCATTTGCCAAGCTTTTTGCGAAACACGATAATAATGACATGGCCCAGACATTGCTCGACGGTGTGGTCACTTCCTATCCCAAGAGAATCGACATTTGGTCCGTGTATGTGGACATGCTGATCAAGGCGGGACAAATCGATACAGCGAG AAATGTTTTGGAGCGTGCCGTGCTGCAAAAACTGAAGCCAACCAAAATGCAAGTAATCTATAAGAAGTATCTGCAGTTGGAGGAGAACCACGGCACGGAGGCCACGGCTGCCAAAGTCAAGCACCAGGCCGAGCAGTGGGTAAAGAACTACGAAAAGTCCATCAAGTAG